A window of Campylobacter ureolyticus contains these coding sequences:
- a CDS encoding BaiN/RdsA family NAD(P)/FAD-dependent oxidoreductase — MSDKTIIIGGGVSGLFLAALLNSTNVTILEKNSSLGKKLLASGGGKCNITNQNISFKKDLLKYYLGDKNFINQIISNLSYLEVLEFFKPLKFEKVKNSQFFCKGGKDGKTGSKSVLNHLKSKITNPKIYLNTEVFDVEKNDDIFKIYTNNGNFECKNLIIASGGLSCQNLGVSDIGYKIASKFNHEISTLNPALVGFSVQKDEFWFKKISGVCFNAKAKILQNNKVLSGDLLFTHRGISGPLMMNASLFWQKGKISINFLPKFDFDKFKNSKKQITSILPLPKSFIKEFLKISNLEDKQFFKLSNLEFQILKKLQNYEFSPAGNFGYSKAEITKGGIKIDFIDENCQSRFIKNLYFIGEVLDVSGMIGGFNIHFAFACAKAVSKALK, encoded by the coding sequence TTGTCAGATAAGACTATTATAATTGGCGGTGGAGTAAGTGGGCTGTTTTTAGCCGCACTTTTAAACTCCACTAATGTAACTATTTTAGAGAAAAACTCATCACTTGGTAAAAAACTTCTTGCAAGTGGTGGAGGAAAATGCAATATCACAAACCAAAATATCTCTTTTAAAAAAGATTTATTAAAATATTATCTTGGTGATAAAAACTTTATAAATCAAATCATTTCAAATTTAAGTTATTTAGAAGTTTTGGAATTTTTCAAACCCTTAAAATTTGAAAAAGTAAAAAACTCACAATTTTTTTGTAAAGGTGGTAAAGATGGTAAAACTGGCTCAAAAAGCGTTTTAAATCATCTAAAAAGTAAAATCACAAATCCAAAAATTTATTTAAATACTGAAGTTTTTGATGTTGAAAAAAATGATGATATTTTTAAAATTTATACAAATAATGGAAATTTTGAATGTAAAAATTTAATAATAGCAAGTGGTGGATTAAGCTGTCAAAATCTAGGAGTTAGCGATATAGGATATAAAATAGCTTCTAAATTTAATCACGAAATCTCTACTTTAAATCCAGCATTAGTTGGTTTTAGCGTTCAAAAAGATGAGTTTTGGTTTAAAAAAATAAGTGGAGTTTGTTTTAATGCTAAGGCAAAAATACTTCAAAATAATAAAGTTTTAAGTGGTGATTTGCTTTTTACTCATCGTGGTATTAGCGGACCTTTGATGATGAATGCTTCACTTTTTTGGCAAAAAGGAAAAATAAGTATTAACTTTTTACCAAAATTTGATTTTGATAAATTTAAAAACTCAAAAAAACAAATTACTTCTATTTTACCGCTGCCAAAAAGCTTTATTAAAGAGTTTTTAAAAATTTCAAATTTAGAAGATAAGCAGTTTTTTAAGCTTTCAAATTTGGAATTTCAAATTTTGAAAAAACTGCAAAACTATGAGTTCTCACCTGCTGGAAATTTTGGATATAGCAAAGCTGAGATAACAAAAGGTGGGATAAAAATTGATTTTATAGATGAAAATTGTCAAAGTAGATTTATAAAAAATCTTTATTTTATAGGTGAAGTTCTTGATGTTAGTGGAATGATAGGAGGATTTAATATCCATTTTGCATTTGCATGTGCAAAAGCTGTAAGTAAAGCGTTAAAATAG
- a CDS encoding MFS transporter, with protein MLKTVLSLSFVVGSRFFGLFIILPVFGLYASNLNNSNTMLAGVAIGIYALMQMIFQIPFGAMSDKFGRKNVMSLGLVIFIIGSLICGFTNDIYWMIFGRFLQGSGAVGSVAIAMISDFTSEEKRGKAMAIMGMMIGAAFGLSMVLGPYLSARYGLGVLFHISTALTLICIILLYTTVPEEIKISSLQKKVSIIEILVQKDLALMNLTNFLQKMLLTMTFFVIPIVLVTKLGFMEKNLWIVYSISMVFGFIAMGMAGFMGEKRGLSKMILLLGISFFIFSYVCFVVANSKTLFIIGVILFFIGFNMHEPIMQSAASKFAKSDQKGAVLGVFNAAGYFGTFVGGIGGGVMLENLGIHYLAAIIAIICIIWFLLLISLTNPANFKNIYLKNSENFDLSSLENRVGFIEAYRKNSEIVVKFNNKFIGENDVKKALNIKE; from the coding sequence ATGTTAAAAACTGTTTTGTCGCTATCATTTGTTGTTGGAAGTAGGTTTTTTGGACTTTTTATAATACTTCCAGTTTTTGGACTTTATGCTTCAAATTTAAACAATTCAAACACAATGCTTGCTGGAGTTGCGATAGGAATTTATGCGCTTATGCAGATGATTTTTCAAATTCCATTTGGTGCTATGTCTGATAAATTTGGTCGTAAAAATGTTATGAGTTTAGGGCTTGTTATTTTTATTATAGGTTCGCTTATTTGTGGTTTTACAAATGATATTTATTGGATGATTTTTGGTAGATTTTTACAAGGAAGTGGGGCAGTTGGATCTGTGGCTATTGCTATGATAAGTGATTTTACAAGTGAAGAAAAAAGAGGCAAAGCAATGGCGATAATGGGCATGATGATTGGCGCTGCTTTTGGACTTTCGATGGTTTTAGGACCTTATTTAAGCGCAAGATATGGGCTAGGAGTTTTATTTCACATAAGCACAGCTCTAACGCTCATTTGTATTATTTTACTCTATACAACTGTGCCAGAAGAGATAAAAATTTCTTCACTTCAAAAAAAGGTTTCTATAATTGAAATATTAGTTCAAAAAGATTTAGCTTTGATGAATTTAACAAATTTTTTACAAAAAATGCTTTTAACAATGACTTTTTTTGTAATTCCAATTGTGCTTGTTACAAAACTTGGATTTATGGAAAAAAATCTTTGGATAGTTTATAGCATATCTATGGTTTTTGGCTTTATTGCTATGGGAATGGCTGGATTTATGGGTGAAAAAAGAGGGCTTTCAAAAATGATTTTACTTTTAGGGATTTCATTTTTTATATTCTCTTATGTTTGTTTTGTTGTGGCTAATTCTAAAACACTTTTTATAATAGGGGTTATTTTATTTTTCATAGGCTTTAATATGCACGAGCCAATTATGCAAAGTGCGGCATCAAAATTTGCAAAATCAGACCAAAAAGGAGCGGTTTTAGGTGTGTTTAACGCAGCTGGATATTTTGGAACATTTGTAGGTGGAATTGGCGGTGGTGTCATGCTGGAAAATCTTGGCATTCATTATTTAGCTGCTATAATTGCAATAATTTGTATAATTTGGTTTTTACTTTTAATAAGCCTTACAAATCCAGCAAATTTTAAAAATATTTATCTAAAAAATAGTGAAAATTTTGATTTAAGTAGTCTTGAAAACAGAGTTGGATTTATAGAGGCTTATAGAAAAAATTCTGAAATTGTGGTGAAGTTTAATAACAAATTTATAGGCGAAAATGATGTTAAAAAAGCTCTTAATATAAAGGAGTAA
- a CDS encoding cytochrome b/b6 domain-containing protein → MRDTVLKFPFSERMFHNVNLITWMILAFSGIIIYFGLIEESSVKFWMDLHIYVAVLFTVNFVGFVILNFDRFALMLRNLLIWDKDTFAWFKNFGGYPKKIFGINFGPEEVAPQGRFNAGQKPTYLFFIFMIFGLILTGWVLYALAPVIGKTAMVYTFYFHVWGSIIATVVALFGHLPMALLNKDDFKAMFGNGEVPLESAKEHSPKWVENDLVTVKQ, encoded by the coding sequence ATGCGTGATACAGTTTTAAAATTTCCTTTTAGTGAGAGGATGTTTCATAATGTAAATTTAATCACTTGGATGATACTTGCTTTTAGTGGTATTATTATATACTTTGGATTAATAGAAGAGTCAAGTGTTAAATTTTGGATGGATTTACATATTTATGTAGCAGTTCTTTTTACTGTAAATTTTGTAGGTTTTGTTATATTAAATTTTGATAGATTTGCTTTAATGCTTAGAAATTTACTTATTTGGGATAAAGATACTTTTGCGTGGTTTAAAAATTTTGGTGGTTATCCAAAAAAGATTTTTGGTATAAATTTTGGACCTGAAGAGGTTGCGCCACAAGGCAGATTTAATGCTGGTCAAAAACCAACTTATTTGTTTTTTATCTTTATGATATTTGGACTTATTTTAACAGGTTGGGTTTTATATGCTTTAGCTCCAGTTATTGGAAAAACGGCTATGGTTTATACGTTTTATTTCCATGTTTGGGGTTCTATAATAGCTACTGTGGTTGCTTTATTTGGGCATTTGCCTATGGCTCTTTTGAATAAAGATGATTTTAAAGCAATGTTTGGAAATGGTGAAGTTCCTTTGGAAAGTGCCAAAGAGCATTCTCCAAAATGGGTAGAAAATGACCTTGTTACAGTAAAACAATAA
- a CDS encoding tetratricopeptide repeat protein, whose amino-acid sequence MKKIIVVLFVAVLTIFGYVIFVSMDSKDVLSKKISCVFNKEKSCYDLGAHFLEEKTYDLNSSIMFFDKSCNLNNPLACNHLGYIYQIGAANKPDINKAKEYYQKGCDKGLALACNNNGYLYESVDKNLKKALEYYNKSCDQNNTFACNRAGIIYQGDEKDLVKSINAFIKSCNNGDPTGCNNLAVFYQNGVVVEKNLNLAAELYANSCEAKNYTACNNLAIFYQNGIGVEQNPATAIKLYDLACANNEGYACSNLGYLVQNGIGIEQNIELALNLYQKSCQLGNQTGCNMLNSLAKAIEEFKKQNRSQTNLETKEESSPAIVR is encoded by the coding sequence TTGAAAAAAATAATAGTTGTTTTATTTGTCGCAGTTTTAACTATTTTTGGTTATGTGATATTTGTATCTATGGACTCAAAAGATGTTTTGAGTAAAAAGATAAGTTGCGTTTTTAATAAAGAAAAAAGTTGCTATGATTTAGGAGCTCATTTTTTAGAAGAAAAAACTTATGATTTAAATTCTTCGATTATGTTTTTTGATAAATCATGCAATCTTAATAACCCACTTGCTTGTAACCACTTAGGATATATTTATCAAATTGGTGCGGCAAATAAGCCAGATATTAATAAAGCAAAAGAGTATTATCAAAAAGGTTGTGATAAAGGTCTTGCGCTAGCTTGTAACAATAACGGTTATCTTTATGAATCAGTTGATAAAAATCTAAAAAAAGCTTTAGAGTATTATAATAAATCATGTGATCAAAACAACACTTTTGCTTGTAATCGTGCGGGCATTATTTATCAAGGCGATGAAAAAGACTTGGTAAAATCAATAAATGCTTTTATAAAATCTTGCAATAACGGTGATCCAACAGGTTGTAATAATTTAGCAGTGTTTTATCAAAATGGTGTTGTTGTTGAAAAAAATTTAAATTTAGCTGCTGAACTTTATGCAAATTCATGTGAGGCAAAAAACTACACAGCTTGCAACAATTTAGCTATTTTTTATCAAAATGGTATTGGTGTTGAGCAAAATCCAGCAACAGCAATTAAATTATATGATTTAGCTTGCGCAAATAATGAGGGCTATGCTTGCTCAAATTTAGGATATTTGGTTCAAAACGGCATAGGAATTGAGCAAAATATCGAGCTTGCTTTAAATCTATACCAAAAATCTTGCCAACTTGGCAATCAAACTGGTTGTAATATGCTTAATAGCTTAGCAAAAGCAATAGAAGAGTTTAAAAAACAAAATAGATCTCAAACAAATCTTGAAACCAAAGAAGAGTCAAGTCCAGCAATTGTCAGATAA
- a CDS encoding lysophospholipid acyltransferase family protein, translating into MAKINGVIYAVWCFLSIAVVVILFYIVPKKNYKIRKIWAKIQRFVIGYKIEKIGEFDEKVDMILLNHKSMLDIIILEEIYPKNLAWVAKKEIGDLPFFGKILKTPKMIEVDRKNSRSIVSLIKDVKDRLKSDRVIAIFPEGTRGRGEKMLKFQDGAKVLSQKLNLKIQPIVLKDTLYNFDVKEVKIRSEKIKVNCLEIIDLSKPQDENWYKNLHEVMQKTYDEM; encoded by the coding sequence ATGGCTAAAATAAATGGTGTAATTTATGCTGTTTGGTGTTTTTTAAGTATAGCAGTTGTTGTTATTTTATTTTATATAGTTCCTAAAAAAAACTATAAAATTCGTAAAATTTGGGCAAAAATTCAAAGATTTGTAATTGGCTATAAAATAGAAAAAATTGGCGAATTTGATGAAAAAGTAGATATGATTTTACTAAATCATAAAAGCATGCTTGATATTATCATTTTGGAAGAAATTTATCCTAAAAACCTAGCTTGGGTGGCAAAAAAAGAAATCGGAGATTTACCATTTTTTGGTAAAATTCTAAAAACTCCAAAAATGATAGAAGTAGATAGAAAAAATAGCCGCTCAATTGTCTCTCTTATAAAAGATGTAAAAGATCGCCTAAAAAGTGATAGAGTTATTGCTATTTTTCCAGAAGGAACAAGAGGGCGTGGCGAAAAAATGCTTAAATTTCAAGATGGCGCAAAAGTTTTAAGCCAAAAACTAAACCTTAAAATTCAGCCAATTGTTTTAAAAGATACGCTTTATAATTTTGATGTAAAAGAAGTTAAGATAAGAAGTGAAAAAATAAAAGTAAATTGCCTTGAAATAATTGACTTAAGTAAGCCACAAGATGAAAACTGGTATAAAAATTTGCATGAAGTTATGCAAAAAACTTATGATGAGATGTAA
- the crcB gene encoding fluoride efflux transporter CrcB, giving the protein MSFKLLLLVGCGGFLGAVLRFIISAFCFKFLPLNFPYGTLIVNLMGGFLIGYFTKMGLNLELKSFLIAGFLGALTTFSTFSVENISLLQNAKYGLCLLNVSLSLVLSFGACYLALKFS; this is encoded by the coding sequence ATGAGCTTTAAACTTTTGCTTTTAGTAGGATGTGGTGGGTTTTTGGGAGCGGTTTTACGCTTTATAATAAGTGCTTTTTGTTTTAAATTTTTACCGCTAAATTTTCCTTATGGGACATTGATTGTAAATTTAATGGGCGGATTTTTAATAGGATATTTTACAAAAATGGGTTTAAATTTGGAACTTAAAAGCTTTTTAATAGCTGGATTTTTAGGAGCACTTACTACTTTTTCAACTTTTAGTGTAGAAAACATAAGCCTACTTCAAAATGCCAAATATGGATTATGTCTTTTAAATGTAAGTTTAAGTTTAGTGCTTAGTTTTGGAGCTTGTTATTTGGCATTGAAATTTAGCTAA
- a CDS encoding [Fe-Fe] hydrogenase large subunit C-terminal domain-containing protein — protein sequence MGSVSSIKTFAPPADARGGGVEFEGTYRKGELRGIIKINQDNCTGCDTCSAFCPTDAIMGTLGVAHAIENNSCVACGQCLINCPFGAIEQMSFVDEVIKKLDDPKSFVVAHPSPAVRVALAEEFGAEPGSVTINKMYNAFKKAGFHMYDVNFAADHTILEEGTEFIKKVKYWLLGERSKDLEHVSHHPFPHFTSCCPAWVRNAEIFHPELIPHISGAKSPIQMGGPIAKTWGAKFIWKVDPRDVFMVPITPCTAKIFEASRPEFNSAWKYLIKNNEIPSDTPSFPDIDVVLTARDIATLLKKKGINPLEMSDEYEDEVMNVYSGGGTIFGNSGGVMEAALRTSYFILSGMELKNPDLTPVRGYDKDLVEATIPVPLKDYDGKIIEIKVAVVNGASKNINKIAKELVSNQNKYHFIEVMNCPGGCVNGGGQPVRTMGTSWLHPLLPLPIRA from the coding sequence ATGGGCTCTGTCTCGAGTATAAAAACTTTCGCACCACCTGCGGATGCTAGAGGTGGCGGTGTTGAGTTTGAGGGAACTTATAGGAAAGGTGAGCTAAGAGGCATTATTAAGATAAATCAAGACAATTGCACAGGATGTGATACCTGTAGTGCATTTTGTCCTACTGATGCAATAATGGGCACTCTTGGTGTTGCTCACGCTATTGAGAATAATAGCTGTGTCGCCTGTGGTCAATGCTTGATAAATTGTCCATTTGGCGCAATTGAACAGATGAGTTTTGTAGACGAAGTTATCAAAAAACTTGATGATCCGAAATCATTTGTTGTTGCCCATCCATCTCCAGCTGTTAGAGTTGCTTTAGCAGAAGAATTTGGAGCAGAACCTGGAAGTGTAACTATAAATAAGATGTATAATGCCTTTAAAAAAGCTGGGTTTCATATGTATGATGTGAATTTTGCAGCTGATCATACAATTCTTGAAGAAGGCACCGAGTTTATTAAAAAAGTTAAATATTGGCTTTTGGGTGAAAGAAGCAAAGACTTAGAACATGTTTCTCATCACCCTTTTCCTCATTTTACAAGCTGCTGTCCTGCATGGGTAAGAAATGCTGAAATTTTTCACCCTGAGCTTATTCCGCATATTTCAGGTGCAAAATCCCCTATACAAATGGGCGGTCCAATTGCAAAAACCTGGGGAGCAAAATTTATTTGGAAAGTTGATCCAAGAGATGTATTTATGGTACCTATTACTCCGTGTACTGCTAAAATTTTTGAAGCAAGTAGGCCAGAGTTTAATTCAGCTTGGAAATATCTTATTAAAAATAATGAAATTCCAAGTGATACTCCAAGCTTTCCTGATATCGATGTTGTTCTTACAGCAAGAGATATAGCAACTTTGCTTAAAAAGAAAGGGATAAATCCCCTTGAAATGTCAGATGAATATGAAGATGAAGTTATGAATGTTTATTCAGGAGGTGGAACAATCTTTGGAAATAGTGGTGGAGTCATGGAGGCCGCTTTAAGAACGTCTTATTTTATATTAAGTGGAATGGAGTTAAAAAATCCTGATTTAACTCCTGTTAGAGGGTATGATAAAGATCTGGTTGAGGCAACTATACCAGTTCCATTAAAAGATTATGATGGAAAAATTATTGAGATTAAGGTTGCTGTTGTAAATGGTGCTTCTAAAAATATAAATAAAATCGCTAAAGAACTTGTGAGCAATCAAAATAAATATCATTTTATAGAGGTGATGAATTGTCCAGGTGGATGTGTAAATGGTGGTGGTCAGCCAGTTAGGACGATGGGAACATCATGGCTACACCCACTTTTACCACTTCCAATAAGAGCATAA
- a CDS encoding YgaP family membrane protein: MNIIDRVLRITLGFLILLIFGLINPTWWCFLGLIPLVSGVSEFCPIYFLLGKYKKDEKKKKAA, translated from the coding sequence GTGAATATTATAGATAGAGTTTTAAGAATAACTTTGGGGTTTTTGATTTTGCTAATTTTTGGACTTATAAATCCAACTTGGTGGTGTTTTTTAGGATTAATACCGCTAGTAAGTGGTGTTAGTGAATTTTGTCCGATTTATTTTTTACTTGGAAAATATAAAAAAGATGAAAAAAAGAAAAAAGCAGCTTAA
- a CDS encoding iron hydrogenase small subunit, giving the protein MAKYVEKKVGLLFSRRDFLKVAGVGVSAIAISGYVLTDIVKKRKSYISMRQAGLYNDDKRLQKVNLTASHQNPSALRAYKDLNTEPMGEVAEELLHTNVYVDRMNLKLGVKHA; this is encoded by the coding sequence ATGGCAAAGTATGTTGAAAAAAAAGTAGGCTTATTATTTAGTAGAAGAGATTTTTTAAAAGTTGCAGGAGTTGGAGTATCTGCAATAGCAATTAGTGGATATGTGCTAACAGATATAGTTAAGAAAAGAAAATCATATATTTCAATGCGTCAAGCAGGACTTTATAATGATGATAAAAGACTTCAAAAGGTCAATTTAACTGCATCTCATCAAAACCCAAGTGCTTTAAGAGCCTATAAGGACTTAAACACTGAGCCTATGGGGGAAGTTGCGGAAGAGCTTTTACACACAAACGTTTATGTAGATAGAATGAATTTGAAATTAGGAGTAAAACATGCGTGA